In Acomys russatus chromosome 13, mAcoRus1.1, whole genome shotgun sequence, the genomic stretch TTACTGTAAGTAGTAAAATGGAACATAAAGGAAACACCCCTCTCTGTTCTTCAGCTCCATGTGGTAAATGCTGAGAATGGCCTCAACTGTCTGCCTCGGTTCCTTTGACTGGgagtcttttttttgttttgttttgttttgtttgtttttgtttttgtttttcgagacagagtttctctgtgtagccttggccatcctggactcactttgtagaccaggctggcctcgaactcacagcgatccgcctgcctctgcctccttgactgGGAGTCTTTCTGGGGAAAAGGTATGGGTGTTCAGGGAAGTCATGTTTCTCACAATGAGGACTTGTCTCAGACATTTATTCTGTCTGTAGAAATCTCTACACAGAATAGTctgcagtttgatttttttttctgctaagtACATGGGAACAAATGGCAGAGTAGAGGTGGACTAAGCAATCAAATTTTCACATGGTATTAAAATCCCACCATAGGGTGAGATTCCAAGAGATACAGTCATGACAGTTGCAGGATATTTCAATAAAGTTTTAGTCCTACAGTTAATAATCAATATAAAGGGCTCCACAAGGTAGATGAGTGGGTAAAAATGATTGCTGTGCATACCGTGCGACCTCAATTCAATCTATGAAAACCTTGTTATAAAGCTGGAAGTagtggcatgcatctgtaatcccagcactactaCCATGAGAAGGGAGATTTAGACAGGTGAACTGCATGAAAGCTCTTAGTTCAGCTAGTTAGGAATATCAGAGTGACAGCAACAAAAGAGAGACCCTACCttaaggtggaagaagagaaccaattctCTGGCTTGTACATACCCATGTCAAAAACACCAACAATGTGTCTATCTCCTCTTACaactcctaacacacacacacacacacacacacacacacacacacacacacacattgtcattctctctctctctctctctctctctctctttctctctctctctctctctctctctctctcactggataataaataaaaataaagaagttataAGTCTCCCCAAACACAATGCAAGAACActatacaaatgaaaaagatcTCTTATGATTTCCTCATTATTATATGAGACCACTCATTTCTGTTCCAGACTGTCACTTGGCTGTGAGATTTTTTCCATTCTCAAAGAACTTTAATCCCTGAAATACCCTAATACAGGCCTTCTTCAGCTGACTGTTTGTTAGAATTAGAATAAATGAGTGACAGCAAGGGTATATTGATGCAGTTgtcaaaccaaaaataaataacagtttGTTTTCTGGGTTAAATGCACAGATAATTTCTATAGAAATACCTATGAAATACACGATGAAAAGGAtgataaaagaaaccaaaactttcatgGCTTTCATATGAGCTTCTGTGTTGAGGTCTCTGAATTCTGAGACATTAGACTGCATCTGCCTGACGTGTCTCCAAAGTGAAACAATTAACAAGAAACATGCAGTTAAGGCCATCATAAAGAGAGAAATTACTCCAATGTTGAATAAAACACAGTTTATAGTGAATTCGTGTTTCTCCCAGTCGGTCTCCCAGGTCCTGTTTCTATGCTCCACTTTATTACCCTTCATCACCTTCCCAACAAGTGAGAAGGAGACTAGCCATGAAATTAGCAAGCACCCCATTAGAAAGACAAAAACTTTATCAGCTCTCCTCTTCAACCAGAGAAATACATAGTGGGAAAAATGTGCTATTTTCAAGAAATAGAAGATGCTAAGGCTCGTGGCAAACCAGACAGTCAGGTGATTCACAGTCACCCATATATAAGTGATCATTTCAGTTAGATTGGCAGACATACGCATTCTTGGATAGAATAGCTTTGTATATGCATCTAAAGTTAGTATCCATATGATAAAAATTCTGGAAGTTGCCAAGCCAGTGAGAAGAAAGCCAATCTTACAGAATTTCTTGGTTTTGTTCCAGGCCATGCAGTTAACAAGTACAATAAACGTGTTCCCTAAGAATCCCAGCCCGGCCTCAACAGTTGCAACAGAAAGGAGGATGGCTTCTGCTATACTCAGCATCTTTGCAGGTCCCTAAGATTGCATCTGTTGTATCTATTGCCGATCTGCTGCAAAGTATCCTCTATATTGAGTGCTTTATAGAagatcttcttctttttctcctcctcctcctcctcctcctcctcctcctccttcttctatgtAAAGACTTCAAAATTCATCAAGAATATGTTGTTATAGAATTTGCAGTGTCTTCATAGAATTCTGTGCACTTGACCCGTAAGACTTATATTGTCTACAGAATGTGTGCAGACTCAATGTCTTTGTGTAATTTGCTTATGAGAAAATgagtttctattttatgtattgtAGTTTCCCCTCTGAGACTATTTTGCATGTAATAAATCTAGTAGTTGAATAGGGGTGGCAGATATACATAGTTAGAAGTTGAGCAGCCAGAATAGTACTGAGTTTCATATTTTAGATTGGAAATCACCATCATGAGTTGTTCAAGGTAGCACATA encodes the following:
- the LOC127197712 gene encoding taste receptor type 2 member 105-like, with the protein product MLSIAEAILLSVATVEAGLGFLGNTFIVLVNCMAWNKTKKFCKIGFLLTGLATSRIFIIWILTLDAYTKLFYPRMRMSANLTEMITYIWVTVNHLTVWFATSLSIFYFLKIAHFSHYVFLWLKRRADKVFVFLMGCLLISWLVSFSLVGKVMKGNKVEHRNRTWETDWEKHEFTINCVLFNIGVISLFMMALTACFLLIVSLWRHVRQMQSNVSEFRDLNTEAHMKAMKVLVSFIILFIVYFIGISIEIICAFNPENKLLFIFGLTTASIYPCCHSFILILTNSQLKKACIRVFQGLKFFENGKNLTAK